The following is a genomic window from Balneolaceae bacterium.
CAGGTTGCCAAAGTGATTCACAATGAAAAAGTAAGTCACACGTTGCTTTTGCCAAGCTTGTATGAAGTGCTGCTTCTCGAAACGGAAGTAAATCTTTTGAAGAGCCTGGAGGTTGTAATGGTTGCCGGGGAGGCATGTTCAACCCGTACGGTTGAACAGCATTTTAGCAGCCTGCCAACGACGAATCTCTATAATGAATATGGCCCTACCGAAGCAACGGTTTGGTGCATTGCCCATAAATTATCCTTGGATGACTCGGTCACTCGAGTACCCATTGGTCATCCCATCCCCGGATCTACGGCGTATATTTTAGACAAAAACAACCGCCGGCTACCCGTTGGGGTGACCGGAAATCTGTACATTGGCGGAGAAGGAGTGTCTAGTGGATACATTGGGAATGCAGCTGAAGATAATGATCAGTGGGTCAATAACCCGTTTGGGAATGGAAAACTCTATAAAACCGGTGATCAGGCTTCCTTCAGAAAAGATGGAAATATTGACTTTTGGGGGAGAGCCGACAACCAGGTTAAAATCAGGGGGCACCGGGTAGAGTTAAAAGAGATAGAAGAGGCCCTATCCTCAATCGATGAGATCACGAGGGCAATTGTAATTTTTGACGATAGCCGACAAAAATTAGTCGCATTTGTCACGCAACATCAAACACCCGGCATTTCAGAAAAAGAGTTACAACAAAGGCTGAAACAGTTACTGCCGGTTTACATGATTCCTTCTGCCATACGGTTGATTGAAGAATTTCCCCGACTGCCCAATGGAAAAATTGATCAGAAGAAACTGATGGAAACAGCTTCTCAAACAGATCGGGAGGAAGATAAATTGCAAAACGAAGAACTATCGACGATAGAAAAGGACCTGATCGAGATTTGGGAAGAGGTATTAGGCCAATCAAATATAGGAGTAAACGACAATTACTTTGCCCTGGGCGGAGATTCAATTAGCAGCATTCGAGTCGTTTCAAAGGCAAAGGCAAAAGGGATCAACCTTTCTCCAACTCAAATTTTTGAGACTCAAACTATAAAAGAGATCTCTACTTATTTAAAGAATAAAAGGAATACGAAAGACCTTCCAGAAGCTACATCAACTTCATCAAAAAGTCCGATTCAGCATTGGTTTTTTGATTTTATGACGACTCATCCCAATCATTGGCATCAAATTTTAGAGTTTGAAACAAATATAAACAAAACAGAAGATGAGTGGAAGCAACTGTTTCATTCAATAATGCAGCGACATCAGGCTTTACGATCCTATTTCAATGATGATGAACAAATATTTACTGAAAAGAGATCTGTGAATAGTTCCCATCAATTTTTACACTTTTTTCAACAGGGGGACAAACATGAACTCACCCAAAACTTGATCCGGCAAACAGATATAACAGCAGATAATCTTTTTCAAGTGCTTGTACTATCTGGAAAGCAGACTACTACTGTTCGCTTGATTGCCCATCACCTTATAATGGATCTTTTTTCTTTCAATCAAATATTACAAGAAATCAGTGCGGAACTTTCTAATAAAGCGGTTCTGCAACCAACGTATCAGTATAGCCAGTTCGCCAACTATCTTGAACAATTGAATGAAGATGGATTTTTTGATGATGAATTGTCTTTTTGGGAAGATCAATATTGTCAACTGGAATTTTGGGAATCATTTTATGAATCGGATATCAGAGAGCATAAATTAGAACAAGAAACCATTGAGCTAACCGAAGAGAATACCAAAGAATTAATCCGGTTTAGTCAAGATTCATCTTATAAAATGGAAGAGATTGTTTTGGCTTCTCTTTTATTGGCAATAAATAAAAAATTAGAGATCTCAGAGATCATGATGGGTTTGGAACACAACGGTCGGGAACTGCCCAATCAAATATCATTATCAGATTCTGTGGGTTGGTTCACCTCTTCCTATCCCAGAAAGTTCACAATTCAAAAAGGAGATAAGAATGCCTCTCAATTGATCGAAACTCTAAGAGAAACACCAAACTTTGGAATTGGGTTTGGTGTACTGAAGTACCTGAAACAAGTGGAAAGCCTGAAAATGTTCAGTCAATTTCCGATTAGTTACAATTACATTGGCAAATTAGTAACGCAAAATTTTAACCACATCGATTCCTACCGATACATTGCTGAAGAAGCGAGAAATGTAAAGTGCAAAGTGTTTAGTCCGTTTGATTTTTCAGCAGGTATCGCAGAAGGTCAATTACAGATTAAGTTTCTGCACCCTCAAGAACTCTATTCTTCAAAAAATGCAAAAGATCTATTGAATGATGTAAAACAACAACTGTTTGCTGTTACAGAGCAATTAAAAGAGCGCAATAACGTGTCTAATGACAATGTTGATGATTTAAGTGATACCGACCTCAACGAATTATCAAAACTGTTTGATTTGTAATTCACATTATGACTAAAGCCAAAGTACAGAACGTATTTCCATTAACTTACAATCAAAAAATTCTACTTTTTCATCACTTATCAGCGACTGATGACAGTGGAATTATTCAAGTAAGATGTACAATTGAAGGAAAGATCAACCAATCGGTATTTGGAAAGGCTTGGGATGCAGTCGTCAAACAACATGATGTATTGCGCACCTCCATTCAATGGAGAAACCTAAGCAAGGAGTTACAGGTTGTACAACAAGATGCAAACCTGGAAGTTAATTGGATAGAATTAGAGGGCGATCATCATCCAGATGAATCCGCAAAGAATTATAGGTTAAACGATTTAAGAAAACCATTACCTCTCCATGAAGCCCCAGTCTCGCAAGTTACTGTTCTGAAGCAGAATGACCATCATTATCAGCTCTTGTGGACTTGTCACCACATTTTATTAGATGGCTGGTCAAGCAGACTGATCTTAGAAGATGTTTTTCGATACTATGATCAATTGATGGACGGGGACGAACTGGACTTTGCTCCATCGAATCCCACAATAATAGATTATTATAAAGCAGTTGAGAAAAATTCAAAGCATAATGAAGCCAAACAGTTTTGGAAAGATCTGATTGATGGTCAACTATTTCCAAACAGGATTTCTAGTTTTAACATAGATCATCCATCAGAACAGAATTTTAAATCTCATGAGGTGTTTATACCTGGCAATGAACTTCAGGACATTGCAAGAAAAAACCACTTAACGCTCACTTCACTTTTGCAAACCGCTTGGTTGCTCACTCTTCTATGGTTTCATCAGAAAAACCGGGTTGCCACTGGCACTGTGGTTTCAGGCAGAGCATATGATTTTCCGGGCATCGAAAATATCGCTGGGCTATTGTCTAATGTATTGCCCGTTATACATCATTTTCAACCGGATCAAAGCTTTGTAGAAGCAGCAAAGCAGGTTCAAAAACATCATGCAAAGGCAAGAAATTTTGAGAGCACCAATATTGACCAAATCAAAGAGTGGTATAACTGGGAGGGCAATCCAAATCTTTTTGATACACTCTTAGTTGTTGAAAATTTTGTTCAGGATGATATTGAAAGTCAGCATTTAGATGTTAAGAATTATGAAAGTGGTTTAACGACAACCTATCCAATTACAATTGCAGTAGTTCCGGGAGAAACGATCAAACTGTATTGCGTTTGGAATGAAAATAAAGTAGATGGTGATTTAGCCAAACAGTTGCTCTTCACCTTTCATAAACTTTTAAGAGATAATAATGAACAAAGTATCGATCAAATATCGACTACATTAGGTAAACCGCCAACTGTAAATATTAAAGAGGATACTCAGCAAGAAACAACCCGTAATTTTGAAAGCGCAACGACAACTACTGAACTAGAACTTACGAAAATATGGGAAAGAGTATTGGGCATCCATCCAATTGGAATAAAGGACAATTTTTTTGCACTCGGGGGTAATTCAATACAAGCTTTACAATTATTTCGTGAAATTGAACAAAATATTCATAAAACGTTATTGCCGTCTGTTCTCATTAATCATCCAACGATTCATCAATTAAGTAAATTAGTGAGTGATGATGCAGAAGAGGAGTTTAGCAGTATCGTTCCTTTAAAAGTAAGTGGTGAAAAACCTCCTTTATTCTGTATTCATGCAGGGGGAGCACATGTTTTTTTGTATAAAAAATTAGCGGAATCATTTGGTAAAGATTATCCAGTTTACGGTATTCAGCCCAAAGGACTTGATGGTGGTGAAATGCACCAAAGCATAGAAGAAATGGCACACGACTATTTTAAAGAAATACTGAACATTACCAAGAAACAAAAATTTTATGTACTAGGATATTGCTTTAGTAATGTTGTTTGTCTAGAAATTGCAAGAATAGCGAAAGAACAAAACTTAGATGTTGAAATAGTCATCGTTGACTCAGCTGCTTTGCCTTGGTTTCAAAGGCAAAAGCTTATTAACGAAAATAAAAGAGATCTAATATTAAGATTTGGGAAAAAAATATTAAAGAACGATTGGCAAGCAATTACAAAAACTTTTCAAAGAAATTTAGAGCGAATAAGTGTAAAATTTGGTGGCAGCACAAACAACCATTCAGAGGAAGTCATTATGGAATCTGAAAGTGACACAGAAAATCACTTAGAAAGAATTAGTTTGAATCTGGGCAGAATCAAGTATAAATACCATTGGAATCCTCTTCAAACAAATATTCATTTGATTCGTTCAAGTGAATTTACAAATCGTCAAGATAAAAATTATCATATTGATGTTTGGGAAACTTTAAGTAAACATGAATTAAAAACCTATCAAGTTAGTAGTGACCACAAAAACATTTTTGAGGGTAATTCTGTTACAGAAATGGCTCAAATCATCGAAAAAATTATTGGTGATGAAATTAAATAGAAACACTGTTCATATTTGGGTAGTGGAAACAAACTACAATTCATTACCGAATTTTCTTTCTGCTGCAGAGAGAAAGAGATGGAATGGTTTCTACTTTTCACAAGACAAGCAAACATTTTACCAGTCGCATAATGCTTTAAGACTCATTTTATCCCGCTACCTTTCTGAAAAACCAAGTGAGATAGAGTATGAATTAACTTCATTTGGCAAACCCTTTTTAAAAAACAAGAAGTTACAATTTAATCTAAGTCATACGAATACAATGGCTGTTATTGCTGTAACTGAAGACTCGGAAATTGGTGTAGATATTGAAAACTTAAATCGAAAAGTGGAGTATGATGATCTAGCAAAACGATTTTTTTGTGAGACAGAATATCAGAAATTAGTACAAGTCTACCCTGAAAAAAAAAGAAATGTCTTCTTCAATTGCTGGACACGCAAAGAAGCGTTTATCAAAGCCGTTGGCGAAGGTTTGAGTTATCCACTGAACGATTTTGAAGTGACCTTACTATCCAATGAGCCTGTTCAAATTAATCATATTCAACAAAATTTTGAAACTCCAAAACAATGGACACTTGATAGTAAAAACTTAGATGAATACACCATTGCAACTGCTGTAAAACGTGAAAATTCTAATTTTGAATCTCGAGAGTTCAACCAGCTAATTCAATCATTATGAATTGGTTTAACATAAAAAAAATGAGCAACATGTGGATAATTCGGTTATTTCGGTAAAACCAGCTTTTTAATTGTTGGTGTTCAAAAAGCTTGTACAACAGCACTATTCGCTATGCTGAAAGACTTGAATATGTTCTTCCAGCATTTCGAAAAGAACTGCATTTTTTTGATTGATGATGAAGAATAGGCAGATTTACATGATCTTCCCGGTTTTTTACAGTTTCATGAAATGAATAAGCAGTATAACTCGTGCCAAAATGTCGTTCTGAAATTAAGCTCACCGAAGTTTTTTTAAAGATCAAATTGAGAAATCAACCAGCCGTCTTCTTATACCGGTTAATCGCCACTCCATAAAACAGTACGCCCATTCCAATCAGCAGGAACACCATATGCTGGATCTCCTGCCAGCCGGATCCCTTCAGCAGAACCATTCTCATCATTTTTATAAACCAGGCTACGGGATTTGCAAGCGTTAAGTTCTGTGCCCATATTGGCATACTTTCAATTGGAGTGAAGAGTCCGCCCATCAGGATGAACACAACCATGATGAACCAGGCAATGAACATTGCTTGTTGTTGAGTGCTCGTTACAGTTGAGATGAATAGCCCAAGTGCCTGTATAACAATCAGATAAATACCTGATACAATCAGAATAAGAACCAGGCTTCCAAGAAATGGAATCTGGAAACCATATCTTGCAAGGGCAAGGCCAATGATTAAATCAAACATTCCGATAATCCAGAATGGTATAATTTTGCCGGTTATAAAGTGACTTTTCTTAATGGGTGTAACATTCAGCTGCTCAATAGTTCCGATCTCCTTCTCACGGACAATG
Proteins encoded in this region:
- a CDS encoding condensation domain-containing protein — encoded protein: MTKAKVQNVFPLTYNQKILLFHHLSATDDSGIIQVRCTIEGKINQSVFGKAWDAVVKQHDVLRTSIQWRNLSKELQVVQQDANLEVNWIELEGDHHPDESAKNYRLNDLRKPLPLHEAPVSQVTVLKQNDHHYQLLWTCHHILLDGWSSRLILEDVFRYYDQLMDGDELDFAPSNPTIIDYYKAVEKNSKHNEAKQFWKDLIDGQLFPNRISSFNIDHPSEQNFKSHEVFIPGNELQDIARKNHLTLTSLLQTAWLLTLLWFHQKNRVATGTVVSGRAYDFPGIENIAGLLSNVLPVIHHFQPDQSFVEAAKQVQKHHAKARNFESTNIDQIKEWYNWEGNPNLFDTLLVVENFVQDDIESQHLDVKNYESGLTTTYPITIAVVPGETIKLYCVWNENKVDGDLAKQLLFTFHKLLRDNNEQSIDQISTTLGKPPTVNIKEDTQQETTRNFESATTTTELELTKIWERVLGIHPIGIKDNFFALGGNSIQALQLFREIEQNIHKTLLPSVLINHPTIHQLSKLVSDDAEEEFSSIVPLKVSGEKPPLFCIHAGGAHVFLYKKLAESFGKDYPVYGIQPKGLDGGEMHQSIEEMAHDYFKEILNITKKQKFYVLGYCFSNVVCLEIARIAKEQNLDVEIVIVDSAALPWFQRQKLINENKRDLILRFGKKILKNDWQAITKTFQRNLERISVKFGGSTNNHSEEVIMESESDTENHLERISLNLGRIKYKYHWNPLQTNIHLIRSSEFTNRQDKNYHIDVWETLSKHELKTYQVSSDHKNIFEGNSVTEMAQIIEKIIGDEIK
- a CDS encoding amino acid adenylation domain-containing protein, encoding MDKSKLLAEWLEQKASDSDELQKKPASRPNRLSNGQKRLFFLQQLNPSSPFYNYSELYTLRGNWDIEKFKNCIYEVCQNHEIFSFNFKLNSEHEPEVVINKDGDQVQIEHVDLSEISNQKSLNEYFLAKGRYSFDLAQDSLFRVTIVSISETEHKILLTLHHIITDEWSMRIFRKQLLEKYKNQNGSEGGKDTLGDEYNYLDYSYHQSKIDIPEQEINYWKEKLSNASDETVLPVDKKPAEITHNGQINTIVLPLELTKKIKESSREQETTLFTFFLAVYNILLHRYSGADTINIGTPISNRNRKEWESLFGFFIETVLLQTHIQSDATFKEYLQEVKRDVLEAFDYKKVPYETIVSQLSTQRKVHKNPLFRTMFLFHHKEEEKQPLPGLQFDYETFDIGVAKFDLTMFVEDDNKNLSITFEYATDYFEEETIERMQGHFQTLLEDVVKDLDQEIDELDILTEEEQSQFENWNETDVEIDPIPIDRAFENIAIEHSNAVAVTDSNGKMSYQELNDRSTALANKINEYSQNGGRVGLFLGRNADMIIAMLGSLKSGCSYVPLDPSYPGDRIQYIIKDANIELVITSSDLIEDLDSDIDIKKIEIDIIERVYTSESGFIKSHTIDDEAYVIYTSGSTGKPKGVSISHKNLFYSTFSRPIFYENVNPSCFLLFSSFSFDSSVAGIYWTLLTGGNLLISRERAEQDIKQVAKVIHNEKVSHTLLLPSLYEVLLLETEVNLLKSLEVVMVAGEACSTRTVEQHFSSLPTTNLYNEYGPTEATVWCIAHKLSLDDSVTRVPIGHPIPGSTAYILDKNNRRLPVGVTGNLYIGGEGVSSGYIGNAAEDNDQWVNNPFGNGKLYKTGDQASFRKDGNIDFWGRADNQVKIRGHRVELKEIEEALSSIDEITRAIVIFDDSRQKLVAFVTQHQTPGISEKELQQRLKQLLPVYMIPSAIRLIEEFPRLPNGKIDQKKLMETASQTDREEDKLQNEELSTIEKDLIEIWEEVLGQSNIGVNDNYFALGGDSISSIRVVSKAKAKGINLSPTQIFETQTIKEISTYLKNKRNTKDLPEATSTSSKSPIQHWFFDFMTTHPNHWHQILEFETNINKTEDEWKQLFHSIMQRHQALRSYFNDDEQIFTEKRSVNSSHQFLHFFQQGDKHELTQNLIRQTDITADNLFQVLVLSGKQTTTVRLIAHHLIMDLFSFNQILQEISAELSNKAVLQPTYQYSQFANYLEQLNEDGFFDDELSFWEDQYCQLEFWESFYESDIREHKLEQETIELTEENTKELIRFSQDSSYKMEEIVLASLLLAINKKLEISEIMMGLEHNGRELPNQISLSDSVGWFTSSYPRKFTIQKGDKNASQLIETLRETPNFGIGFGVLKYLKQVESLKMFSQFPISYNYIGKLVTQNFNHIDSYRYIAEEARNVKCKVFSPFDFSAGIAEGQLQIKFLHPQELYSSKNAKDLLNDVKQQLFAVTEQLKERNNVSNDNVDDLSDTDLNELSKLFDL
- a CDS encoding 4'-phosphopantetheinyl transferase superfamily protein; the protein is MKLNRNTVHIWVVETNYNSLPNFLSAAERKRWNGFYFSQDKQTFYQSHNALRLILSRYLSEKPSEIEYELTSFGKPFLKNKKLQFNLSHTNTMAVIAVTEDSEIGVDIENLNRKVEYDDLAKRFFCETEYQKLVQVYPEKKRNVFFNCWTRKEAFIKAVGEGLSYPLNDFEVTLLSNEPVQINHIQQNFETPKQWTLDSKNLDEYTIATAVKRENSNFESREFNQLIQSL